The following is a genomic window from Phaseolus vulgaris cultivar G19833 chromosome 6, P. vulgaris v2.0, whole genome shotgun sequence.
GACCTCATAGCCAATCCACATTCATAGCAAAATAGACTAGACGATACATAGCAAAATAGACTAGACGATACATAAAGACTTGCCTCATATGACATGTCGTCAATGTCCAATTGTATATTCCTATGATGGTCACGGAATGAAGCAACTTCCTGAAGAAAGGCACTAGGAGGAAGATTATGCATGTTGCCTCTAGGAGCATGAAAGTTGGAGTGACCTCTAGAAGGATGATTATGCATGTTGCCTCTACGAGCATGAAAGTTAGAGTGACCTCTATGCATGTTGCCTCTACGAGCACGAAAGTTGGAGTGACCTCTGATCTCTTGCACTTGCACAGGCTGTGCATGATGATGGTAGTGTGCATGATGATGGTTGGAATGACCTCTGATTTCTTGCACTTGCACAGGCTGTGCATGATGATGGTAGTGTGCATGATGATGGTAGTGCTGATGGGCAAATCTGTGGCCCCTTCTATTTGCAGTTGTATCATGATATCTTTGGAGATTCATTCTTGAATTCTCTAATGAACTTACACTAGCACTGGGAGTTGGGTCTGTTAGAAGACCAAATTCATTCACCATGTCAAGGATTTAAAGAAAATAGGACATAATTGCATGGAATAAACAAAACATCAGAAACAGAAACATAATTTCTTGGAAGGAagtagaaaaacaaaaacagacaATCTTACCTTGAATCAAAGATCTCCAAGAGCCAGAGCTATGAAAGAAGGGGATGCCAATTGCATTAGATGAATATGTAACAGGAATATGATGTGAAACACCAATATGAAGACTAGGTTGATGCTGAACTCCATTGAGTTGTGTCATTCCATACACCATCCTAGTGTCATAATAagcgtctagtaagaaatgggAATCCATTGTATTTCCTTCCACCACTCTTACTCTTAACATATTAGGTTCAGGTTCAGAAATGTTTGTCCTCCCAAGATCGGTGCTTTCAGATTGCAACCCTTGTTCACTCATCTCGTTAATTTCTGTAATTGGGAGAATAATAATCAAAAGTTTAAAACCATATACAAATATgaccaagaaaataaaaataaaagccAGACACTTGTGAATGTTAAAGTAAACTTTTTTTACATGATAAAAAAACACAGACAAAAATAACAACTTTGGATTTGagaagaacaaaacaaaaacctTACCTCTTATCAATTCGCTTTCGAACAAAAGCAGGTGAAA
Proteins encoded in this region:
- the LOC137832949 gene encoding probable E3 ubiquitin-protein ligase ZFP1, which gives rise to MVNEFGLLTDPTPSASVSSLENSRMNLQRYHDTTANRRGHRFAHQHYHHHAHYHHHAQPVQVQEIRGHSNHHHAHYHHHAQPVQVQEIRGHSNFRARRGNMHRGHSNFHARRGNMHNHPSRGHSNFHAPRGNMHNLPPSAFLQEVASFRDHHRNIQLDIDDMSYEASLYVSSSLFCYVSSSLFCYECGLAMRSNEQIGSVERGLSEEIIARQMLTKTYLLPNKEGSTSEEEEIDLCIICQDEYKNKEEIGILQCGHEYHADCVRRWLQEKNVCPLCKSKALSIG